The Bradyrhizobium oligotrophicum S58 genome contains the following window.
GCCGCGCGCAGGCAGGCAAGGGATCGCCAGGCGTTGCATGGGGCCAAGGACCGACAATAGCCGGCGCAAGCTGTCGCTCATCGTGGTGGTGGGCCGGGCGCTCGCGGGCCTCGTCGCCACGCTCGCGGTCGGCTTCTTCGTCGCGGGGGTCGGTTTCGTGGGTTTCCTGTCGCAATTGCGCGGCGCGGAGATCAAGCCCGAGCGCAAGGCCGACGGCATCGTGGTTCTGACCGGCGGCTCGTCACGGGTGTCGGACGCGGTGGAACTGCTGGCGGGCGGCTATGGCAGGAGGCTGTTGATTTCCGGCGTGCACCCGACCAACGAGGCCAGCGACATCACCCGGTCGCTGCCCGAGGCGCGGTCGTTCATCAATTGTTGCGTCGATCTGGATTACTCGGCGATCAACACCCGCAGCAATGCAGCCCAGACGCGGCGATGGGCCGCCGAGCGCGGCTTCAGGTCGCTGATCGTGGTGACGTCGAACTATCACATGCCGCGCGCGATCGTCGAACTCTCGCATGCAATGCCGAGCATCGACCTCATTCCCTATGCGGTGGTCGGCGAGAAGTGGCGCGACGAGCCGTGGTGGACCAGCGGGCCGACGCTTCGGCTTCTGCTGTCCGAATATGCCAAATATGTCGCAGCCGAAGCGCGGCTGCGGCTCGCCGATCTCGGCCTCGATCTCGCGCCCGAGGCCGAGCAGCCGACCGGCTCGGTGTCGCGCCGTCCGGCGACGGCGCAAGCCAATTAACTGGGTTTCTGATGGTCTCGATCTTCCTGCGTTCGCTGCTGTTCAACATCCTGTTTTACCCGAACTTCGTGTTCTGGCTGCTGGTCGCGCTGCCGACGCTTCTGATGCCGCGCCGGGCGGTGCTGCGGGTCGCGAACTGGTGGGCGCAGAGCAACATCGTGTTGATGCGCATCATCTGCAACATCCGCGTCGAGTATCGCGGCGTCGAGAAGATCCCGAAGGGACCGTTGATCATCGCCGCCAAGCACCAGTCGATGTGGGAAACCATCTCGCTGCTGCAGTTCTTCGATCAGCCGTTTTTCGTGCTGAAGCGTGAGCTGCTGCGCATTCCCTTGTTCGGGCAATATCTGGTCAAGGCGAACATGGTCGCGATCGATCGCAGCTCCGGCGCCCGCGCCTTGAAGAAGGTGATGCGGCGGGCGGCGGAAGAGGTGAAGCATGGCCGCCAGTTCCTGATCTTTCCGGAGGGGACGCGGCGTCCACCGGGCGCTCCGCCGCAGTACAAGGCCGGCGTCGCCTTGATCTACGTCGATTGCGGCGTGCCGTGTCTGCCGGTGGCGCTCAATTCCGGGCTGTTCTGGCCGCGCCGGACCTTCCTGCGCTATCCCGGCACGCTGGTGATGGAGTTTCTCGATCCGCTTCCGCCGGGGCTGCCGCGGGACGAATTCATGACCCGCATCGAGACCGTGATCGAGGATGCGACCAATCGTCTCGTCGACGCGGGGCAGGCAGAGCAGGCGAAGCTGTTCGGCCGCGTGCCAGCGACGGTGAAACCCTGAAAGGGTCTATGTCGCATCTTTCGGCGTCGGATGCAGCGAATGGCCGCCGTCGTGCAGCATCATTGCCAGCCGGTGCAACTGCGTGTCGCGAAAGCCCTGCGCCTCGATCGCCTTCACGGTCGAGAGCACGTAGTCGCGGTTGGCGCCCGACTGGCCGTGGCCCTGGCGCACATGGCGCAACTGCTCCTGCGGCGACAGCCGGCCGGCATATTGGATGTGACCGCGGTCGACCACGTAGACCAGCGCGCTCACCCGCTCGCGGGCGTCGTTCTCCAGCCACACCGCACGCGTCACTTCGCGATACACCGAGGTCACCTGCTCACGCGCGCGCAAATACGCGATCGTCTCGTCGCGTTTGTCTGCTGCCACCCGAAACGCAATGCCGCGACACGCGCCGCCGCGATCGAGGCCGAGCACGAGGCCGGGCTTCTCCGGCGTGCCGCGATGGACGAAGGAATACACGCACAGCGCACGATGCTCGCCGATCAGCCGTGCCGGCACCTGCTCGAGAAACGCGAACCCGGGGCGCCACATCAGCGAGCCGTAGCCAAAGACCCAGAGGTCGCCGTGGGGAAGGTCGCGGTCGGACAGGGTCATTGCGGACATCACTGCGGAAGCCTAAGTGTGTGATCGCGAATTGTTAACTTAAGTACACAATCCGTGATCGCGGAATCGCCTAATTTGCTGCCCAAAGGGTGTCCTGCATGTCTCGTTTGTCGCAACCGCCGCGCAGGCGCTCTCGCTGGGGGCTTTTCATAGCTCCCGTCCTGCTCCTGATCGCCGCCGTTGCGTGGAGCGCATTCTGGTTCTTCGCCGCTTCGCAAGTGGATGTCCAGGCCGATGCCTGGCGCGCGCGCGAAGCGAAAGCGGGCCGCGTCTATGATTGCGCGAACCGCTCGGTCGCCGGCTTTCCGTTCCGGCTCGAGGTCCGCTGTGCGGATCCGAGCGTAGCCCTGTTTTCGCAGGCCGCCGGCACGCCGTTGATGAATGCCAAGCTCGACGAGATCCTCGTCGTCGCGCAGGTGTGGGACCCGAAGCGGGTCATCGCAGAATTCAAGGGACCGGCTGTTATCGCCGACGGCCGCGGTCCGGCCTCGTTCAATGTCAACTGGCGCGTCGGCGAAGCCAGCGTTCGTGGCCTCCCGGGGCCGCCGCAGCGCGCCGATCTCGTGTTCGAGCAGCCGACCATCGACCGCATCGAGGGTGGGGCTGCCGTGCCGGCGGCGCGGGCCGATCACGCCGAATTGCACGGGCGTCTGGCCGAGGGCACGCCGTCGGATCATCCGGTGCTGGAGACGGCGCTGCAGATCGCGAGCGGCAGCATCCAGGGCAGCCATCCGCTGCTTGCTGAACCCTTCAACACCGACATCCAGGCGCGCGTCACGGGGCTCAGAGACTTCCGTCCAAAACCCTGGCCGGAGCGGTTTCGCGAGATCCAGGCGGCCGGCGGTCATGTCGAGATCGTCGAGTCGCGCATCCAGCAGGGCGAATTGCTGGCCATCGCCTCGGGCACGCTGACGCTGACCGCCAATGGCGGGATCGACGGCGAGGTACAGATGACGGTGGCCGGGATCGAAAAGGTCATTCCGGCGCTCGGCCTCGACAAGATGCTCGAAAACGGCGTGCCGCAGGGAACGCTCGATCGCGTCGCGCCGGGCGTGAAATCGCAGGACGTCAACAACCTGTTAGGCGCGCTCGACCGCGCCATTCCCGGCCTCGGCAAGGTCGTCAAGCAGAACGCCAATGTCGGCGTCGCGCTCGGCATCAACGCGCTCGGCAAGGAGACCACGCTCGAGGGCCGCAAGGCGCGGACGTTCCCGTTGCGCTTCGCCGATGGCGTCGTCGTGCTCGGTCCGTTCAAGGTCGCCCGCGTCCCTCCGCTGTTCTGATCTCAGGACTTCTTGATCTGTGGCAGCGGACGGCCGAAATCCGCCGCTGCCGAATCCTGCCCGATATCGACGATGCCGCGGCGGATCGCGCGGGTGCGGGTGAAGTGGTCGAACAGCGCCTCGCCGTCGCCGCGCCGGATCGCCCGCGTCAGCTTCGACAGGTCTTCGGTGAAGGTGCCGAGCATGTCGAGCACCGCGTCCTTGTTGCTCAGGAAAATGTCGCGCCACATCGTCGGGTCGGAGGCTGCGATGCGGGTGAAGTCGCGGAAGCCGCCGGCCGAAAACTTGATGACTTCGGACTCCGTGACCTGCGCCAGTTCGTCGGCAGTGCCGACGATGGTGTAGGCGATCAGATGCGGCAAATGGCTGGTGATCGCGAGCACGCGGTCGTGATGATCCGGCGTCATGATCTCGACCTTGGCGCCGAGCGCGGCCCAGAACGCACGGAGACGATCGATCGCGTCGGCGTCGACGCCGTCCGGCGGCGTCAGGATGCACCAGCGGTTGATGAACAACTCGGCGAAGCCGGAGTCCGGACCCGAGTTCTCGGTGCCGGCCACCGGATGCGCCGGCACGAAGTGGACGTTGGCCGGCAGATGCGGAGCCATGTCGCGGACGATAGCACCCTTGACCGAGCCGACATCCGAGATGATCGCGCCCGGCTTCAGATGCGGCGCGATCTCCTCCGCGACCGGCCCACAGGCGCCGACGGGAATGCAGAGGATGACGAGGTCGGCATCCTTCACGGCTTCGGCGTTGCTCGCCAGCACGCGATCGACGATGCCGAGCTCGGCGACGCGGGCACGTGTCTTCTCGGAGCGCGCCGTGGTGACGATCTCGCCGGCCACGCCCTGGAGGCGCGCCGCGCGCGCGATCGAGCCGCCGATCAGGCCGAAGCCGATCAGCGCGATGCGTTCGAATCTTCCCGCGACTGTCACTTCGGCCCCATGAATTCGCTGAGCGCGTCGACCACCAGACGGTTGGCCTCTTCGGTGCCGATCGTCATGCGCAAGGCGTTCGGCAGCTTGTAGTTGGCGAGCGCGCGCAGCACGAGGCCGCGCCGGGTCAGGAATGCGTCAGCCTCGGCCGCGGTCCTGCCCTTGTCGCTCGGGAAGTGGATCAGGATGAAATTGGTAACGCTCGGCGTCACCTTCAGCCCGAGCTTGCCGATTTCCTCGGTCAGCCAGTTGCGCCACGTCTCGGTGTGCGTCTTCGACATCTGCTGATGCGCGGTGTCCTCGATCGCGGCCACCGCCGCCAGCATCGCCGGCGTCGACACGTTGAACGGCCCGCGGATGCGATTGACGGCATCGACGATGTGGGCGGGACCGAACATCCAGCCGACGCGCAGTGCAGCGAGGCCGTGGATC
Protein-coding sequences here:
- a CDS encoding prephenate/arogenate dehydrogenase family protein, with translation MTVAGRFERIALIGFGLIGGSIARAARLQGVAGEIVTTARSEKTRARVAELGIVDRVLASNAEAVKDADLVILCIPVGACGPVAEEIAPHLKPGAIISDVGSVKGAIVRDMAPHLPANVHFVPAHPVAGTENSGPDSGFAELFINRWCILTPPDGVDADAIDRLRAFWAALGAKVEIMTPDHHDRVLAITSHLPHLIAYTIVGTADELAQVTESEVIKFSAGGFRDFTRIAASDPTMWRDIFLSNKDAVLDMLGTFTEDLSKLTRAIRRGDGEALFDHFTRTRAIRRGIVDIGQDSAAADFGRPLPQIKKS
- a CDS encoding YdcF family protein yields the protein MVGRALAGLVATLAVGFFVAGVGFVGFLSQLRGAEIKPERKADGIVVLTGGSSRVSDAVELLAGGYGRRLLISGVHPTNEASDITRSLPEARSFINCCVDLDYSAINTRSNAAQTRRWAAERGFRSLIVVTSNYHMPRAIVELSHAMPSIDLIPYAVVGEKWRDEPWWTSGPTLRLLLSEYAKYVAAEARLRLADLGLDLAPEAEQPTGSVSRRPATAQAN
- a CDS encoding lysophospholipid acyltransferase family protein; translation: MVSIFLRSLLFNILFYPNFVFWLLVALPTLLMPRRAVLRVANWWAQSNIVLMRIICNIRVEYRGVEKIPKGPLIIAAKHQSMWETISLLQFFDQPFFVLKRELLRIPLFGQYLVKANMVAIDRSSGARALKKVMRRAAEEVKHGRQFLIFPEGTRRPPGAPPQYKAGVALIYVDCGVPCLPVALNSGLFWPRRTFLRYPGTLVMEFLDPLPPGLPRDEFMTRIETVIEDATNRLVDAGQAEQAKLFGRVPATVKP
- a CDS encoding DUF2125 domain-containing protein, which translates into the protein MSRLSQPPRRRSRWGLFIAPVLLLIAAVAWSAFWFFAASQVDVQADAWRAREAKAGRVYDCANRSVAGFPFRLEVRCADPSVALFSQAAGTPLMNAKLDEILVVAQVWDPKRVIAEFKGPAVIADGRGPASFNVNWRVGEASVRGLPGPPQRADLVFEQPTIDRIEGGAAVPAARADHAELHGRLAEGTPSDHPVLETALQIASGSIQGSHPLLAEPFNTDIQARVTGLRDFRPKPWPERFREIQAAGGHVEIVESRIQQGELLAIASGTLTLTANGGIDGEVQMTVAGIEKVIPALGLDKMLENGVPQGTLDRVAPGVKSQDVNNLLGALDRAIPGLGKVVKQNANVGVALGINALGKETTLEGRKARTFPLRFADGVVVLGPFKVARVPPLF
- a CDS encoding gamma-glutamylcyclotransferase translates to MSAMTLSDRDLPHGDLWVFGYGSLMWRPGFAFLEQVPARLIGEHRALCVYSFVHRGTPEKPGLVLGLDRGGACRGIAFRVAADKRDETIAYLRAREQVTSVYREVTRAVWLENDARERVSALVYVVDRGHIQYAGRLSPQEQLRHVRQGHGQSGANRDYVLSTVKAIEAQGFRDTQLHRLAMMLHDGGHSLHPTPKDAT